A DNA window from Solanum lycopersicum chromosome 3, SLM_r2.1 contains the following coding sequences:
- the LOC101251956 gene encoding methyl jasmonate esterase 1 isoform X1, translating into MEKGDKNHFLLVHGACHGAWCWYKVVTILRSEGHKVSVLDMAASGINPKHVNDLNSMADYNEPLMEFMNSLPQQERVVLVGHSLGGINISLAMEKFPQKIAVAVFVTASMPGPDLNIVAVTQQYSEQVEAPMDTEFVYNNGLDKTPTSLVLGPKDLATIFYQYSPPEDLTLATYLVRPGPWFDESVLLANTTLSKEKYGSVHRVYVVCEKDIVLKEQQFQRWLIKNNPPDEVHMIQDAGHMVMFSKPRELSSCLVMISQKYH; encoded by the exons ATGGAAAAGGGTGATAAAAATCACTTTTTACTAGTTCATGGAGCTTGTCATGGTGCATGGTGTTGGTACAAAGTTGTGACAATTCTAAGAAGTGAAGGACACAAAGTTAGTGTTCTTGACATGGCTGCCTCTGGAATTAATCCAAAACATGTTAATGATCTCAATTCAATGGCTGATTACAACGAACCATTAATGGAATTTATGAATTCTTTGCCACAACAAGAAAGAGTTGTTTTAGTGGGACATAGTTTGGGTGGCATCAACATATCTCTTGCCATGGAAAAGTTCCCTCAAAAGATTGCTGTGGCTGTGTTTGTCACAGCTTCTATGCCTGGTCCTGACCTCAATATTGTAGCAGTTACCCAACAG TATAGTGAACAAGTGGAAGCACCTATGGATACTGAATTTGTGTACAACAACGGACTGGATAAAACCCCTACCTCTCTCGTGTTAGGCCCTAAAGACTTAGCAACCATCTTTTATCAGTACTCCCCTCCTGAG GACTTAACTCTTGCAACATATTTGGTGAGACCCGGACCATGGTTTGATGAGTCAGTCCTATTGGCAAACACTACACTTTCAAAAGAGAAATATGGTAGTGTTCATCGTGTTTATGTTGTATGTGAAAAGGACATTGTGCTCAAGGAACAACAATTTCAAAGGTGGTTGATTAAAAATAATCCACCAGATGAGGTCCACATGATTCAGGATGCAGGCCACATGGTCATGTTCTCTAAACCTAGGGAGCTTTCTTCTTGTCTTGTTATGATTTCACAAAAGTATCATTGA
- the LOC101251956 gene encoding methyl jasmonate esterase 1 isoform X2, with translation MEKGDKNHFLLVHGACHGAWCWYKVVTILRSEGHKVSVLDMAASGINPKHVNDLNSMADYNEPLMEFMNSLPQQERVVLVGHSLGGINISLAMEKFPQKIAVAVFVTASMPGPDLNIVAVTQQDLTLATYLVRPGPWFDESVLLANTTLSKEKYGSVHRVYVVCEKDIVLKEQQFQRWLIKNNPPDEVHMIQDAGHMVMFSKPRELSSCLVMISQKYH, from the exons ATGGAAAAGGGTGATAAAAATCACTTTTTACTAGTTCATGGAGCTTGTCATGGTGCATGGTGTTGGTACAAAGTTGTGACAATTCTAAGAAGTGAAGGACACAAAGTTAGTGTTCTTGACATGGCTGCCTCTGGAATTAATCCAAAACATGTTAATGATCTCAATTCAATGGCTGATTACAACGAACCATTAATGGAATTTATGAATTCTTTGCCACAACAAGAAAGAGTTGTTTTAGTGGGACATAGTTTGGGTGGCATCAACATATCTCTTGCCATGGAAAAGTTCCCTCAAAAGATTGCTGTGGCTGTGTTTGTCACAGCTTCTATGCCTGGTCCTGACCTCAATATTGTAGCAGTTACCCAACAG GACTTAACTCTTGCAACATATTTGGTGAGACCCGGACCATGGTTTGATGAGTCAGTCCTATTGGCAAACACTACACTTTCAAAAGAGAAATATGGTAGTGTTCATCGTGTTTATGTTGTATGTGAAAAGGACATTGTGCTCAAGGAACAACAATTTCAAAGGTGGTTGATTAAAAATAATCCACCAGATGAGGTCCACATGATTCAGGATGCAGGCCACATGGTCATGTTCTCTAAACCTAGGGAGCTTTCTTCTTGTCTTGTTATGATTTCACAAAAGTATCATTGA
- the LOC101252467 gene encoding protein JINGUBANG-like — MAVPCSHIIIFFSHHLTIIIIFISQKEDNYMMRNSKKYNNKMSMEDQSSVPRRQTFGSMLQSDPNHDEDEYVNFRTCDQSGLANYDHNHRVSGLSSDYNMMISPSPSDECYYSLSTTPYVTPSIDLTSSPLSKSPWSSHVETYLYTGLIGSLVREEGHIYSLAASGDLLYTGSDSKNIRIWKSQKEFAGFKSNSGLVKAIIISGERIFTGHQDGKVRVWKVSPNDPNNYRRIGTLPTLKAYIKSSMNPNNYVEVRRNRNSVWIRHFDAISSLSMSEDQNLLYSASWDKTIKVWRASDFKCLESISAHEDAVNSVVVGFDGLVFSGSADGTVKVWRRELQGNKTKHFFSQTLLNQECAVTSLVVDPSSNFLYCGSSDGFVNFWERAKFLSHGGVLRGHKSAVLCLATAGNLVFSGSADTNICVWRREGCDHICLSVLKGHSGPVKCMAVEEDHGPTINGDRQFIVYSGSLDKSVKIWRVSPCPPHMQVQLQDQSQWGTS, encoded by the exons ATGGCCGTACCTTGCTCACACatcattattttcttctctCATCATCTCacgataattattattttcatttctcaaaaagaaGATAATTACATGATGAGGAATTCGAAAAAGTACAACAACAAAATGTCTATGGAGGATCAAAGCAGCGTTCCTAGGAGACAAACGTTTGGTAGTATGTTACAATCCGATCCAAATCATGATGAAGATGAATATGTTAATTTTCGTACATGTGATCAATCTGGCCTTGCAAATTATGATCATAATCATCGCGTTTCTGGATTGAGTTCAGACTATAATATGATGATCTCTCCTTCACCTTCAGATGAATGTTATTATTCATTATCGACTACTCCATATGTAACACCTTCTATTGACCTAACATCGTCTCCTTTATCAAAATCTCCATGGTCCTCTCATGTTGAAACTTATCTATATACCGGCCTTATTGGCTCTCTTGTTCGTGAAGAAGGACATATATATTCATTAGCCGCTTCTGGGGACTTGTTATATACCGGATCAGATAGCAAAAATATTAGAATATGGAAAAGTCAAAAAGAATTTGCAGGATTCAAATCAAATAGTGGATTGGTGAAGGCAATAATCATTAGTGGAGAAAGAATCTTCACCGGTCATCAAGATGGAAAG GTACGAGTGTGGAAGGTTTCTCCTAACGATCCAAACAATTACAGGAGGATTGGAACGTTACCAACTTTGAAGGCATATATAAAAAGTTCAATGAATCCGAATAATTACGTTGAAGTGAGAAGAAACAGAAACTCAGTGTGGATAAGACATTTTGATGCTATTTCATCTCTTAGTATGAGCGAAGATCAAAATCTATTATATTCAGCATCTTGGGATAAAACCATAAAAGTTTGGAGAGCATCAGATTTTAAGTGTTTAGAATCAATAAGTGCACATGAAGATGCAGTAAATTCAGTAGTTGTTGGATTTGATGGATTAGTCTTTTCAGGATCAGCTGATGGAACAGTAAAAGTTTGGAGAAGAGAATTACAAGGTAATAAAACTAAACACTTCTTTTCACAGACATTGTTGAATCAAGAATGCGCGGTAACATCTTTAGTTGTTGATCCTAGTTCAAATTTCCTCTATTGTGGTTCATCTGATGGTTTTGTAAACTTTTGGGAACGCGCCAAGTTTTTGTCACACGGAGGAGTTCTCAGAGGTCATAAATCAGCTGTTCTTTGCTTAGCTACCGCGGGGAATTTAGTATTTAGTGGATCAGCAGACACGAATATTTGTGTGTGGAGAAGAGAAGGTTGTGATCATATATGTTTATCAGTGTTGAAAGGACATTCAGGTCCTGTTAAGTGTATGGCTGTTGAAGAAGATCATGGACCAACTATTAATGGTGATCGACAATTTATCGTGTATAGTGGTAGCCTCGATAAATCAGTGAAGATTTGGAGAGTATCACCATGTCCGCCTCATATGCAAGTACAACTTCAAGATCAATCCCAATGGGGTACAAGTTAG